The sequence TCACAGGACAGGTCTTCATGGTTGATATTGACAAAATCGACCCGCACCGGAAGCGTTCTGGCATTCACAAACCTGACCTCGTCCCCGAGATTGACTATCAAATCAGCTGGTTCCGGTCCTTCGATGATGCGGATGTCGCGCACGGCACCGGACCGGGTTGTGGGCGGATGGGAACAGGCTGCGGCCAACGCGGTGACCATGACAAGGCTGAAGAAAAACAATGGACGGAAACGTGGCATAGATGAAATCGACATGGCATCCCCCTTGATTGTTGGTTGCAACATTTATCCTACCTTTATTCGAAATAGAACCATGCCACGAAAACGTCAGCCTATACAGAGGGGAAAGCCCTACAGAGTGGCGAGGCACGTCGGGAGAACCCTGACGCCAGCAAAACATAAACATTCGGTCACACCTCCGTTTGTTTGATTTGCCTGACGGGCCAGTCCCAACTGTGCCGCTGAAACTGTCGCCGAATAGGCCGGATGCGTCGATCCAAGTCCCTGAACCAAGCCCTTCCCGCGAAGGTTCAGACGGTCCAGCCGCGCCTCAACTTGAGACAGGGCCACGTCGTAGCCCGCGCCGGCTGACACGATTAGCGCATGTGCCGGCAGATCCGTGAGCCATGGTTGATCATTCCCTCAAGGCGCACCCGCGGCAGAATTCACGTCGAGTCAGGAGAGTAGAACGGAGATGCGATCGAGAGAGATCCTGCGAGTACAACCCAGGACGGTTTCTCCGGATCGTAGAAATCGCCCGTTAGCGTGAGGTCGGGATACTTCCGTATCGAACGCCTGTACGACGGATGTCAGGAACTTTCAGGCCATCCTCCTCCGCCGTGAGCGTCGGATCCTGCGCGAGATCGCGCTTGCGCTCCACCACGACAGGATGGACGAGTTTCGCCTATCAGCCGGATCGCCAACAGGACAGCGGGGGAAATCATGACAACAGAGAGGTCGCGTCCGGAACAACCTGGCGTGGTCGTGGGGACCGCTTGCGAAGACACTGGATTAGTCGGACGGAATGAGCTGCTCCGGCGTGAGCAGGCCGGACACCACCGCATACCGGACAAGTTCCGCGCGGGTGCGCACGCCCAGCTTCTCCAGCAACCTGGCGCGATACGTCTCCACCGACTTGACGCTCAATCCCAACTGTTCGGCGACCTGTTGATTGGTGTATCCCTGCGCCACCCGGCGCAGTACCTCGGATTCCCTGCGACTGATGGTGCCGAGCGGCACGAACGTCTGCGGTTGGCGCTCGCCTTCCGAAAGACCCAGCGCTTCTTCGCGCTCAGACGGCAGGCCGATCGCAAGATCGACGAACATGCGTCCTTGAGCGACCGCTCGAACTGCCGACAGGAGATCCGAATCAGCCGCGCTTTTCGTCACATACCCCATGGCCCCGGCCGCGAACGCCATGCGCACGTAGGACACTTCCGCATGCATGCTAAGAACAAGCATCTTGGTCTTAGGGGACGTTTCGCGGATATTCGCGATGGCCTCGTGTCCGGAGTGCGGCCCCATCGACAGATCCACGATTACAATGTCCGGTTGAGTTTCCAGAACTTGCCGAACGGCCGAAAATCCGTCTTCGGCTTCTCCCACTACTTCGAGATCCGGTTGGGCGTTCAAAAACATGGCCAAACCGGTCCGCAGGACCGCATGATCGTCCGCCAGCACCACCCGCACCTTCATGACTGACCTCCCTTGAGCGGAAGACGGACATACACCGCCGTCCCTTTCCCGGGCAACGACTCGATCTCCACAGTTCCCCGAAGCAGCGCCGCACGCTCTCGCATGCTGGCGATGCCGATGCCGGCGGCGGACTTGCTGCCGGCCGCATCAAACCCGCACCCGTCGTCTTCGACGACGAGGCTGATCGTAGACGGGCCGCAATTGAGCACGACCCCGACGTGCCGAGCGGCCGAATGCTTCATCACGTTGGTCATCGCTTCCTGGACAATTCGATACAGCGCGGTTTCCACCGGGCCAGGGGGACGAGGTTGCTCCTCACCCTGGATATAGAGATCGACGGCAATGCCTTGGGTCAGACCATATTCGCGTGCATATTGTCGCAGGGCCTCGTACAGACCCAGGTCGTCGAGCACGCTCGGCCTCAGCCCTCGGGCGATGCGCCGCAAGTCTTCGACGGCGGTGGAGGCTGTCTGCCGTAAGATCCGCATTCGGGGCACTGTCGACTCCACGCACCCTTCGCCTTCAATGGAGCACAGCCCGACAGCCAGCGAGGTGAGGATTTGCCCGATGCCGTCATGAAGCTCGCACGCGATCCGCCGTCGCTCCTCCTCCTGGGCGGCGATGATCCGTGCGACCCACTGGTTCTTGGTCGCCTCCGCCCTTTTCCGCTCTGAAATATCCTTCACCATGCCCAAGGCGTAGCGCGCTCCTCCTCCACCATCGAGTAATCCACTCACAGTCAGGTGCCCCCAGATCGCCTTGCCGGTCTTGGTGAGGTACTGTTTTTCAAGCTGATAGGCCTGCAGTTTCCCCGTGAACACCTGCTCGGCCAATCGACGGTCGGCGGCGGCGTCTTGCGGATGCGTGATATCGCTGAAGGTCTTGCTCGCCAGCTCAGCGGGGCTGTAGCCCACCATCGAGCAGAAGGCGTCGTTCACTCTCATAAACCGGCCGTCCGGCCCGACAAGACCCATGCCGATAGGCGCGCTGTCGAAGATCCGTCGGAAGCGCTCTTCGCTTTCCCTCAGTTGCGTGGTCATCCGCCTGGATTCCGTGACATCGTTGACCACAGCGAGCCGCGCCCGCCGGCCGTTGCTCATGAACGAGTAGAGCCCGATCTCGACGTCGATGATCGACCCGTCTTTCTTGCAGTGGCGCCACACCCCTTCGATCCGAAGGCTGTCTTGCGCCAGAGGCACGGCTTCCAGAAACTGCGGCACGTCTTCGGGCGGCCGAATGTCCTTGGCGGTCATCCCAAGAAACTCGTCTCGCGAGTAGCCGTAATGACGGACGGCCGTCTCGTTGACGTCCAGAAAAGCGAGTGTGTCCAGATCCACGATCCACATCGGATAGGGGGCATGATCAAACAACAGCCGGTAGCGTTCCCGGCTCTCGTCCAGCAGCCGCTCCGCCTGACGGCGTTGGACCAATTCGGCTTCGAGCGATTCCACGGCATGTGAGAGATCCACCGTCCGCTGCCGGACTCGGACTTCCAAGACGGCATGAGACTCCTGCAGCGCCTGATGCGCCTCGCGTCTGGTCAGGCCGAGCTCCAGCGTAATCCACAGCAGCACGACCGCAAAGAAGCGGTTCGCCAGATCGATCCAGGCCGCGGTGCCGACGGAGGACAGCATGAATCCCGCGATCGTGAGCCCCGTGCATCCCACGGTGACCAGAACGGGAAATCGTGTTCGCAGCGACCACAGCGAAAAGTAGACCACTGCCGCGTAAAGGAACTCCGGGGCCGCCCCCAGCGGCAGCTCCAGGTCCAAGACGAACAGCCCGAGCATGAGCGCGATCAGCGCGCCCTCGAATAGGCCGCCGCGCTGCGCATAGTGCGCACAGACCGCCAGCAGGACCTGTGGCCATCGTCGCCCGGCACTCCTCTCGGCATCGTTCTCGCGCCCGCGGTCCTCCGGCCCACCCGCGGATGGGTCCGGCCGGCTCCATAAGAATAAACGAGACCCCATGGCAGCAGCCCCTCCGCCGATCAGTCCAGAGCGGACTCCGAGACAAGACCGGCCCGCTCGTACGCTCAGGCCGGTCAGCACACTGTCCGATGACGAGCACCCGTTTGAGCCGGGATGTGAGCTGATTGCACGGGGGATCCCCGGAGACCGGGATCGGATCGAGCCCGGTATATTTCCCTGCGACACATCCAAAACGGACGGCGCTTACCGGCTGACCCGCACCGCCTTCACGATCTGCGTCTGCTTCAGGCGATCCAAAAACCGCTCCATCGGTTCGGCCGGAGGGACGATCTCGACTGCCTGCCAGCCCTCGCTCAAGGCGCCTTTGCGGCCATGCATATCACGCACCCACTGGTCGATACTGTCCTGGCTGGTCCCTTCACTGAACGTTACCCAAAATAAGAACGGAGGCTGTTGTACGGCTTTCGCTTCCGCCACCGGCGGCGATTGAGACGGAGCAGTCTGCTGCGCTACGACCGTCTTCTCACGATCCGGGACCACCGCCTTCGACACGTCGGGGCCGACTGTTTTCAGGCGTTTGCTCAGTTCCTGATTATGTTGTTCCAACTGAGCTCGTTCGCGGGCAAGCCGCTCGTTCGCGATCACGAGGCTATGAATCTCGGCTTCCAGCTGCTCCTGCTCACTGAGGGCTTTGCTCATCAGCACGCGCGTCATACGATCGGTATCTCGGCCTGTCCCCTTCCGCCGTTGTTCGATCTCCTGCTTCACGGTCAGCACGCTGGACGCGACGGTTTCCTGGGTCGAGGACAATTTGGCCATCGTCCGCTGGAGTTGCGCCATTCCCTGTTGCTGCGCCTGAATCGTATCGATCGCTTTCGATTGCATCTGCGCAAGTTCGCCGAGTTGCCGATCAAGCTTGGTCACTTCAACGAGCGGGGCCGCCCAGGGGACTTCTGCCTGCGTAACGGTCAACGGCGGCTTCACCGGCGTCATCCAGCCGGTGAACCGATCGGTAACTAGTCCGGCCAACGTGACGGCCAGCAGGATCTGTGTGAACACAAGTGCCCGGCCGCCAGTGCGGGGAACGGTGAGCGGATGCGGGACCGTGCCTCCGGCTACGCTGCTCCATGCTTGCCGCGCCCGGCTCCAGAACCCCTGCACAGGTTGAAACACGGCATTGACCGATCCGCCGCGCGCAGTATTATGAACGCGGAGTTCGACGGCGGCTCGTGTAAGGGCAATGCGACAACTCCTGAATCCATACTCGGGAGCGGACAGTCCGCCGAGAAGCACACCATCTTCCGATCGCAGATGAACACTGTCAACGGAAGTCTGACTCTGAACCTGCAATGTGGCTTCGGCGCCCGCACTTTCCAACAAGCCGACGCGCCGCTGATTCACAAAGACATGGATCGGGTCAGATCCGCCGCAACCGGATCGCCGGGGCCCTGTCCGTATGGCATTCAGCAGGTGCTCGCGATAGCCTGAAAATTCGTGTTCGGAATCCATATCCTCCTCCTTCCCATTGCTTCCCACCGGCTTAACTTGACTCCACTCACCTTACGGCAGGAGCTGGAAAACCACGCGTGGCTTCTCCGTCACCGAAGCCCCGTCGAGCCCCAGATCCCAGGCCAACTGTAGACAATCCAGGCACAGAGCCAGATGCCAGATCCGGTATTCAACCCCGTAGCCCTCCAGAAACATGTCCTCCCACTGATGCCGGAGCAGGCAGGGATAATGGTCGGGCTCGCTCTTCCGATAATGAGCCTGCGCAAAACGCAGCAGGCGTTCGGCCTCGCCGTTGAACCGGTGTCGCTGCTGTTGCTGTTCGGTCAGCCCTTGCACGTCGGCTTCAGTGAAGCCGATATCATCAAGCGTGCGCTTCCATCCGCTCTCCCGCCATCGTTGAAAATTCTTGTAGATGCGCGGGCTCTCCGAACCGTTCAACCGGAGCGCCGTAATCACCTGGCCGGGTCCTAACCCATAACAATGATGGTACAGGGCAATCAGCGCGTCACGGCTGACGACTGCGCGCCCTACCAGTCCGTCAAGAAAGCGGCCAAGCGGCGTGAGCAGGTCCTTGTGATAGCAGAAGGGCTCCGGCCGGCTATGCTGTCTGGCTACCATCGAATCCAGCAGGAAGAGCGGACGGCAGGGCACCTCGCTCCGGCCCGACACGAGAAACTGTTCGAGATATTCCGCCCCCCAGCGCAGCACGAATTTTTCATGGGCGACATCGTCGCTCCACTGGCCGGTTTCCCGAAGAAAGCGTCTGGTATAGCCGGCCGCCCGGTCGAGCAACAGGGGCAGCGATTGCGAGACAACCCGGTCGAAGTCCTCGGCAGTCGACACCACTTCTTCAAGACGGCCGACAGCCGTCATGCGATCCGACATGGCACGGTCTCTATTGAGCATATGGGATTGTCCAATGGAATTCATTGTGTCTCCTTCCCGATCTGCGCGCATTGGACAAAAGCGGCTATTCATTCGGCGCTTTTGTCCGTTGTACCGACTGCGGCCCGCTTGATAAAGATTCGATATCGGTTATGCGTGGGGCATGACCGGAACAATATTTTCACCTTATTTTTCATTTATGGAGGTTCCTCCTATGACACGCTTCAACGGATTGATGGCCTTGGTGGCGTTCCTCAGCTTCAGCACGATGTCCACGCTCGCCCTGGCCG comes from Nitrospira sp. and encodes:
- a CDS encoding PAS domain S-box protein; translation: MGSRLFLWSRPDPSAGGPEDRGRENDAERSAGRRWPQVLLAVCAHYAQRGGLFEGALIALMLGLFVLDLELPLGAAPEFLYAAVVYFSLWSLRTRFPVLVTVGCTGLTIAGFMLSSVGTAAWIDLANRFFAVVLLWITLELGLTRREAHQALQESHAVLEVRVRQRTVDLSHAVESLEAELVQRRQAERLLDESRERYRLLFDHAPYPMWIVDLDTLAFLDVNETAVRHYGYSRDEFLGMTAKDIRPPEDVPQFLEAVPLAQDSLRIEGVWRHCKKDGSIIDVEIGLYSFMSNGRRARLAVVNDVTESRRMTTQLRESEERFRRIFDSAPIGMGLVGPDGRFMRVNDAFCSMVGYSPAELASKTFSDITHPQDAAADRRLAEQVFTGKLQAYQLEKQYLTKTGKAIWGHLTVSGLLDGGGGARYALGMVKDISERKRAEATKNQWVARIIAAQEEERRRIACELHDGIGQILTSLAVGLCSIEGEGCVESTVPRMRILRQTASTAVEDLRRIARGLRPSVLDDLGLYEALRQYAREYGLTQGIAVDLYIQGEEQPRPPGPVETALYRIVQEAMTNVMKHSAARHVGVVLNCGPSTISLVVEDDGCGFDAAGSKSAAGIGIASMRERAALLRGTVEIESLPGKGTAVYVRLPLKGGQS
- a CDS encoding response regulator transcription factor, coding for MKVRVVLADDHAVLRTGLAMFLNAQPDLEVVGEAEDGFSAVRQVLETQPDIVIVDLSMGPHSGHEAIANIRETSPKTKMLVLSMHAEVSYVRMAFAAGAMGYVTKSAADSDLLSAVRAVAQGRMFVDLAIGLPSEREEALGLSEGERQPQTFVPLGTISRRESEVLRRVAQGYTNQQVAEQLGLSVKSVETYRARLLEKLGVRTRAELVRYAVVSGLLTPEQLIPSD